In Dictyoglomus sp. NZ13-RE01, the sequence TTTTGAATTTTGCAAAAGAATTAACAAGTAAAGGTTATGCACCAACACCTGGAGCAACAACTGAAAACTTATTCTTAGCTGGAAGAAGTGCTATTAATTTTGATGGTGCATGGATGTTAGGGTATTATGCGGAGAATATTAAAAAATTCAAATGGGGAGTTGCCATTCTTCCTAAATCTAAGACTGGAAAGAGAGCAAACATATCAGATTCCTTAGGGAACGTCATCTGGGCAAATACCAAAAATAAGGATTCCGCATGGAGATTTGTAAAGTGGCTTGCAGGAAAAGAAGCTGCTGAAATTTTAGGAAAGACTGGCACTGTAATTCCTGCCTATAAAGGCGCAGATAAGTTATGGGTTGATAGTTTTAGAAAATTAGGAAGAGAAAAAGATGCCCAGGTATTTATAGATTCAGTTAAATACACAAATCCATGGCCTCAAACAATTGGTGCAAGCAATTGGTTTGATAGATGGGAAACCTACTATATAGTTGAGATTATTTCTGGAAGACTCGGCGTAGAGGAAGGACTTAAACAAGCAGTGGAGGAAATTAATTCCATTATAGAAGAGCACTCTAAATAATAAAGAGGGAAGCCTTTTGGCTTCCCTCTTTAATTAAGAATACTAAATAAAAAGGAAGTGAACGCATTATGAGTAGAGTTATTATAACCCTATTACTAATTATTGGTGCCATCCTTATGGTTCTTCCTTATTGGTTTATGCTAATCATCTCTTTTGAGACTATTGAAGAGGCTTCATCAATCCCTCCTCATTTCATTCCTGAAAATCCAATTATAAATAATTATGTAGAACTTTTCACAAAATTAGATTTTGGGCGTTACTTTTTAAATTCGGTTATTGTTACATTAAGCTTAGTAATTAGTCAAATTGTTATTTGTGCTGTTGCTGGCTATGCTTTCGCCCGCTTATATTTCCCCTTTAAAGACGCCATATTTATTCTATTCCTCTCAGTCCTTATGCTTCCAGGAATAGTTCTTCTTATTCCAAAATATCTTATTCTTAAAAATTTAAAATTAGTTAACACATTAACGGGAGTTATCTTACTTGAGATCTTTAGTGAGTTTGGAATATTTCTATATAGACAACACTTTTTATCTTTACCTATTGAAATGGAAGAGGCTGCAATTGTAGACGGCGCAAATCTTTGGCAAGTCTTCTGGAAAATCATGATGCCACTTTCCAAACCTATCACTACTTCTTTTGGTCTT encodes:
- a CDS encoding sugar ABC transporter permease, with protein sequence MSRVIITLLLIIGAILMVLPYWFMLIISFETIEEASSIPPHFIPENPIINNYVELFTKLDFGRYFLNSVIVTLSLVISQIVICAVAGYAFARLYFPFKDAIFILFLSVLMLPGIVLLIPKYLILKNLKLVNTLTGVILLEIFSEFGIFLYRQHFLSLPIEMEEAAIVDGANLWQVFWKIMMPLSKPITTSFGL